From the Phoenix dactylifera cultivar Barhee BC4 chromosome 10, palm_55x_up_171113_PBpolish2nd_filt_p, whole genome shotgun sequence genome, one window contains:
- the LOC103720275 gene encoding probable WRKY transcription factor 75, whose product MKTTQTSLPATLYSLPRFHPHIPLLAPFYLSPLSLSLSHISDNMENYPTVLFPLQPSSYSSQLPHLSSNMLGNTQVFGLHDYNSGGHLGLKEEVKVSSSEGHEASHRESFGGPENEAKPHKKKGEKKVRRRRYAFQTRSQVDILDDGYRWRKYGQKAVKNNKFPRSYYRCTSQGCNVKKQIQRLSKDEGIVVTTYEGIHTHPIEKSNDSFEHILNQMQVYSTFRV is encoded by the exons ATGAAGACCACACAAACCTCCCTCCCCGCTACTTTATATTCTCTTCCACGGTTCCATCCCCATATCCCTCTGCTTGCTCCTTTTtatctctctcctctttctctctctctctctcatatatcTGATAACATGGAGAACTATCCCACAGTACTATTCCCTTTACAaccttcttcttattcttcccAACTACCCCACTTGTCATCCAATATGCTAGGTAACACCCAAGTCTTTGGCCTCCATGACTACAATTCAGGAGGGCATTTGGGGCTAAAGGAAGAGGTCAAGGTTTCATCCTCAGAAGGTCATGAAGCTTCTCACAGGGAGTCCTTTGGAGGGCCAGAGAACGAGGCGAAGCCCCATAAGAAGAAGGGTGAGAAGAAGGTGAGGAGGCGTCGCTACGCCTTCCAAACGAGAAGCCAAGTGGACATCCTCGACGATGGGTACCGATGGAGGAAGTATGGGCAGAAGGCAGTGAAGAATAACAAGTTCCCAAG AAGCTATTATCGATGTACAAGTCAAGGGTGCAATGTCAAAAAGCAAATTCAACGCCTATCGAAGGATGAAGGAATTGTTGTAACCACGTACGAGGGAATACACACTCATCCAATAGAGAAATCCAATGATAGCTTTGAACATATACTTAATCAAATGCAAGTTTACTCTACCTTTCGAGtttaa